From the genome of Oncorhynchus tshawytscha isolate Ot180627B linkage group LG31, Otsh_v2.0, whole genome shotgun sequence, one region includes:
- the LOC112229544 gene encoding cilia- and flagella-associated protein 69 isoform X2 has translation MLASEAAMTKSYLTTSTGSKAKVHRRKHAIPVIKHIAKDNDQEKQEVLTKPIELSRVIHFLEDPLAATLKERQIFALKKVVKRCQKGFLLKELADVFKILYICAEKSKDHPEYTSVLCDLLKICRLPFLKEKTSDEVTYAQTVKESFSQMGFLMRVPNAEVRNQICHSIISVYSSVTSKHSVDGLHPTSLGYRVQLLEQSGLAETLVLSMALLENQPAVKLQVLQTLQMLSSSSDVNCSLILKAQGAQQICFHMNEPDPSGQVLFRSSEILWNLLERGCKEEVTAQLSNMDCIMALKEAFLHQLLNGFRHYDFQLRNDLLVITTLIAENPKSPLIESLFAKQLILFVTFPELKSHNPLVRNLKLSYNNEDFEMKRLLLNLVVVMSKDLSALQLFKEGHVVLALLHLVKPTAAPPEGQSGPRNWTPVQQEELQLQALATLATVAPLMLDDYMICQGNTCLLLLLEWCTERDAYFGQGHSFHGTGGRGSKKAQMRYCVRLLRSMASLGNEAINQDLFDQGAISQLLVIIMQMEGSPEEEDIITLEIKADIQLILSALCENNPHRKELFGSEGVEMTVHFLKMSTEKFYSGLGHNKLILSTVDCVWSCIVGCYTTEDVFLEKEGIFLLLDLLHSSPRNMQNVVLGTLLELCDNPKTMSHILAWRGQKSLTTPGLLLQLWRQEEAELGVSRDLYGRISDPKKPILCYYQEEDDSQVSLPANRPSAAVMDVSENLRSKIYSVFCKLGFEALPGLSTEDYITLSIVTRYLDFKVGEVWDEISKELSLEGVRPVTPDEEALDTIAKMTEDTARRVITQQSSMLEQRDKEDVSEEKRMYTEISSNWKQQELTAQSWEHFVAKTSNYKILKETKEHQERSIDSSRPKSKHKETIFHPTQIHGLQITNFCGRLMTVESTPAHLTGGPLANTELALERVPIQGGALRKLPTATEDPEYFNTVSVK, from the exons ATGCTTGCATCGGAGGCTGCAATGACTAAAAGTTATTTGACAACTTCAACTGGATCGAAAGCCAAAGTGCATCGAAGAAAACATGCGATCCCAGTTATCAAACATATAGCAAAAGACAATGATCAAGAGAAACAGGAG GTTCTCACTAAACCTATTGAACTCAGTCGTGTGATACATTTTCTTGAGGATCCTTTAGCA GCTActttgaaagagagacagattttTGCTTTGAAGAAAGTAGTGAAGAGATGTCAAAAAGGCTTT CTTTTGAAAGAGCTGGCAGATGTTTTTAAGATTTTATATATCTGTGCTGAGAAGTCCAAAGATCATCCTGAATATACTTCAGTGCTATGTGACTTACTGAAGATTTGTCG GCTTCCTTTTCTAAAGGAAAAGACCTCTGATGAAGTGACCTACGCACAGACTGTCAAAGAATCATTCTCTCAGATGG GGTTCCTGATGAGGGTGCCAAACGCTGAAGTGAGGAACCAAATCTGTCACTCTATTATATCTGTGTACAGCTCTGTGACATCAAAACACAGTGTGGATG GACTCCACCCTACCAGCCTAGGCTACAGGGTGCAGCTGTTGGAGCAGAGTGGGCTGGCTGAGACTCTGGTCCTGTCCATGgccctcctggagaaccagcctGCAGTCAAGCTCCAGGTCCTACAGACTCTTCAGATGCTCTCCAGCTCATCTG ATGTGAACTGTAGCCTAATATTGAAGGCACAGGGGGCACAGCAGATCTGTTTCCATATGAATGAGCCAGACCCTTCAGGGCAAGTCCTGTTCCGCTCCTCGGAGATCCTATGGAACTTGCTGGAGAGAGGTTGCAAAGAGGAGGTTACAGCTCAATTGAGCAACATGGACTGTATTAT GGCTCTGAAAGAGGCATTTTTGCACCAGCTGCTGAATGGCTTTCGACATTACGACTTCCAACTCAGGAATGATCTACTGGTGATCACAACTCTCATAGCTGAAAATCCCAAATCTCCACTCATT GAGAGTTTATTTGCCAAGCAGCTCATTCTTTTTGTTACATTTCCAGAAC TCAAGAGTCACAACCCGTTGGTCCGCAACCTCAAGCTATCCTATAACAATGAAGATTTTGAGATGAAAAGGTTGCTACTAAATCTGGTTGTTGTCATGTCAAAAGACTTATCTGCTCTGCAG CTGTTCAAAGAGGGCCATGTTGTCCTGGCCCTGCTCCACCTAGTGAAGCCCACTGCTGCTCCTCCTGAAGGCCAGTCAGGGCCACGCAACTGGACCCCTGTCCAGCAGGAGGAGCTGCAACTGCAGGCTCTGGCCACTCTGGCCACTGTAGCTCCACTGATGCTGGATGACTATATGATCTGCCAGGGAAACACCTGCCTTCTGCTGCTGCTGGAGTGGTGCACTGAGCGAG ATGCCTACTTTGGACAGGGCCATAGTTTCCATGGCACTGGAGGGAGGGGCAGTAAGAAGGCTCAGATGCGTTACTGTGTGAGGCTGCTGAGATCCATGGCGTCTCTAGGCAACGAAGCAATCAACCAGGACCTCTTTGATCAAGGAGCCATCAGCCAGCTGCTTG TGATCATTATGCAGATGGAGGGGAGTCCTGAGGAGGAGGACATTATTACCTTGGAGATCAAGGCTGACATTCAGCTGATCCTGTCAGCACTCTGCGAGAACAATCCACACAGAAAG GAATTGTTTGGATCGGAGGGAGTTGAGATGACGGTGCATTTCCTCAAGATGAGCACTGAGAAGTTCTACAGTGGCCTGGGACACAATAAACTCATCCTCTCCACTGTGGATTGTGTCTG GTCCTGTATCGTTGGATGCTACACCACAGAAGATGTGTTTTTGGAAAAAGAAGGCATTTTCCTTCTGCTTGACTTGCTTCAT TCGAGCCCTAGGAACATGCAGAACGTGGTCCTTGGAACCCTGCTGGAGCTGTGTGACAACCCCAAGACGATGTCTCACATCCTGGCCTGGCGAGGGCAGAAGAGCCTGACCACCCCGGGGCTACTCTTACAGCTCTGGAGGCAGGAAGAGGCAGAGCTGGGGGTGAGCAGAGACCTCTATGGAAGGATCTCAG ATCCCAAGAAGCCTATTCTGTGTTATTACCAAGAGGAGGATGATTCCCAGGTATCACTGCCTGCTAACAGGCCTAGTGCTGCAGTGATGGATGTGTCTGAGAACCTTCGCTCCAAGATCTACTCTGTCTTCTGTAAACTTG GTTTTGAAGCCCTGCCTGGATTGTCAACGGAAGATTATATCACCCTAAGCATTGTCACCAGATATCTGGACTTTAAG GTTGGCGAGGTGTGGGATGAGATCTCCAAAGAGTTGAGCCTGGAGGGAGTGAGACCAGTCACCCCTGACGAAGAGGCCCTGGATACCATTGCTAAGATGACAGAGGACACAGCCAGGAGAGTCATCACACAGCAGAGCAGCATGCTGGAGCAACGGGACAAGGAGGACGTCAGTGAGGAGAAACGCATGTAtacagag ATAAGTTCCAACTGGAAACAGCAGGAGCTTACAGCCCAGTCTTGGGAGCATTTTGTGGCAAAGACATCAAACTACAAGATTTTAAAG GAGACAAAAGAGCATCAGGAGAGATCTATTGACTCATCCAGACCTAAATCAAAGCATAAGGAAACTATATTCCATCCTACACAGATTCATGGCTTACAAATTACA aattTCTGTGGGCGGTTGATGACTGTAGAGAGCACTCCAGCCCACCTGACAGGAGGGCCCCTGGCCAATACAGAGCTGGCACTGGAGAGGGTGCCCATCCAGGGTGGAGCCCTTAGGAAACTCCCCACTGCCACTGAGGACCCAGAGTATTTCAACACAGTTTCAGTCAAATAA
- the LOC112229544 gene encoding cilia- and flagella-associated protein 69 isoform X1, with product MLASEAAMTKSYLTTSTGSKAKVHRRKHAIPVIKHIAKDNDQEKQEVLTKPIELSRVIHFLEDPLAATLKERQIFALKKVVKRCQKGFLLKELADVFKILYICAEKSKDHPEYTSVLCDLLKICRLPFLKEKTSDEVTYAQTVKESFSQMGFLMRVPNAEVRNQICHSIISVYSSVTSKHSVDGMDSLSKPAAALKPAVASHRFSKQSMRLHPTSLGYRVQLLEQSGLAETLVLSMALLENQPAVKLQVLQTLQMLSSSSDVNCSLILKAQGAQQICFHMNEPDPSGQVLFRSSEILWNLLERGCKEEVTAQLSNMDCIMALKEAFLHQLLNGFRHYDFQLRNDLLVITTLIAENPKSPLIESLFAKQLILFVTFPELKSHNPLVRNLKLSYNNEDFEMKRLLLNLVVVMSKDLSALQLFKEGHVVLALLHLVKPTAAPPEGQSGPRNWTPVQQEELQLQALATLATVAPLMLDDYMICQGNTCLLLLLEWCTERDAYFGQGHSFHGTGGRGSKKAQMRYCVRLLRSMASLGNEAINQDLFDQGAISQLLVIIMQMEGSPEEEDIITLEIKADIQLILSALCENNPHRKELFGSEGVEMTVHFLKMSTEKFYSGLGHNKLILSTVDCVWSCIVGCYTTEDVFLEKEGIFLLLDLLHSSPRNMQNVVLGTLLELCDNPKTMSHILAWRGQKSLTTPGLLLQLWRQEEAELGVSRDLYGRISDPKKPILCYYQEEDDSQVSLPANRPSAAVMDVSENLRSKIYSVFCKLGFEALPGLSTEDYITLSIVTRYLDFKVGEVWDEISKELSLEGVRPVTPDEEALDTIAKMTEDTARRVITQQSSMLEQRDKEDVSEEKRMYTEISSNWKQQELTAQSWEHFVAKTSNYKILKETKEHQERSIDSSRPKSKHKETIFHPTQIHGLQITNFCGRLMTVESTPAHLTGGPLANTELALERVPIQGGALRKLPTATEDPEYFNTVSVK from the exons ATGCTTGCATCGGAGGCTGCAATGACTAAAAGTTATTTGACAACTTCAACTGGATCGAAAGCCAAAGTGCATCGAAGAAAACATGCGATCCCAGTTATCAAACATATAGCAAAAGACAATGATCAAGAGAAACAGGAG GTTCTCACTAAACCTATTGAACTCAGTCGTGTGATACATTTTCTTGAGGATCCTTTAGCA GCTActttgaaagagagacagattttTGCTTTGAAGAAAGTAGTGAAGAGATGTCAAAAAGGCTTT CTTTTGAAAGAGCTGGCAGATGTTTTTAAGATTTTATATATCTGTGCTGAGAAGTCCAAAGATCATCCTGAATATACTTCAGTGCTATGTGACTTACTGAAGATTTGTCG GCTTCCTTTTCTAAAGGAAAAGACCTCTGATGAAGTGACCTACGCACAGACTGTCAAAGAATCATTCTCTCAGATGG GGTTCCTGATGAGGGTGCCAAACGCTGAAGTGAGGAACCAAATCTGTCACTCTATTATATCTGTGTACAGCTCTGTGACATCAAAACACAGTGTGGATGGTATGGACAGTCTTTCAAAGCCTGCAGCTGCCTTAAAGCCAGCTGTTGCCTCTCACAGATTCTCTAAACAGTCAATGA GACTCCACCCTACCAGCCTAGGCTACAGGGTGCAGCTGTTGGAGCAGAGTGGGCTGGCTGAGACTCTGGTCCTGTCCATGgccctcctggagaaccagcctGCAGTCAAGCTCCAGGTCCTACAGACTCTTCAGATGCTCTCCAGCTCATCTG ATGTGAACTGTAGCCTAATATTGAAGGCACAGGGGGCACAGCAGATCTGTTTCCATATGAATGAGCCAGACCCTTCAGGGCAAGTCCTGTTCCGCTCCTCGGAGATCCTATGGAACTTGCTGGAGAGAGGTTGCAAAGAGGAGGTTACAGCTCAATTGAGCAACATGGACTGTATTAT GGCTCTGAAAGAGGCATTTTTGCACCAGCTGCTGAATGGCTTTCGACATTACGACTTCCAACTCAGGAATGATCTACTGGTGATCACAACTCTCATAGCTGAAAATCCCAAATCTCCACTCATT GAGAGTTTATTTGCCAAGCAGCTCATTCTTTTTGTTACATTTCCAGAAC TCAAGAGTCACAACCCGTTGGTCCGCAACCTCAAGCTATCCTATAACAATGAAGATTTTGAGATGAAAAGGTTGCTACTAAATCTGGTTGTTGTCATGTCAAAAGACTTATCTGCTCTGCAG CTGTTCAAAGAGGGCCATGTTGTCCTGGCCCTGCTCCACCTAGTGAAGCCCACTGCTGCTCCTCCTGAAGGCCAGTCAGGGCCACGCAACTGGACCCCTGTCCAGCAGGAGGAGCTGCAACTGCAGGCTCTGGCCACTCTGGCCACTGTAGCTCCACTGATGCTGGATGACTATATGATCTGCCAGGGAAACACCTGCCTTCTGCTGCTGCTGGAGTGGTGCACTGAGCGAG ATGCCTACTTTGGACAGGGCCATAGTTTCCATGGCACTGGAGGGAGGGGCAGTAAGAAGGCTCAGATGCGTTACTGTGTGAGGCTGCTGAGATCCATGGCGTCTCTAGGCAACGAAGCAATCAACCAGGACCTCTTTGATCAAGGAGCCATCAGCCAGCTGCTTG TGATCATTATGCAGATGGAGGGGAGTCCTGAGGAGGAGGACATTATTACCTTGGAGATCAAGGCTGACATTCAGCTGATCCTGTCAGCACTCTGCGAGAACAATCCACACAGAAAG GAATTGTTTGGATCGGAGGGAGTTGAGATGACGGTGCATTTCCTCAAGATGAGCACTGAGAAGTTCTACAGTGGCCTGGGACACAATAAACTCATCCTCTCCACTGTGGATTGTGTCTG GTCCTGTATCGTTGGATGCTACACCACAGAAGATGTGTTTTTGGAAAAAGAAGGCATTTTCCTTCTGCTTGACTTGCTTCAT TCGAGCCCTAGGAACATGCAGAACGTGGTCCTTGGAACCCTGCTGGAGCTGTGTGACAACCCCAAGACGATGTCTCACATCCTGGCCTGGCGAGGGCAGAAGAGCCTGACCACCCCGGGGCTACTCTTACAGCTCTGGAGGCAGGAAGAGGCAGAGCTGGGGGTGAGCAGAGACCTCTATGGAAGGATCTCAG ATCCCAAGAAGCCTATTCTGTGTTATTACCAAGAGGAGGATGATTCCCAGGTATCACTGCCTGCTAACAGGCCTAGTGCTGCAGTGATGGATGTGTCTGAGAACCTTCGCTCCAAGATCTACTCTGTCTTCTGTAAACTTG GTTTTGAAGCCCTGCCTGGATTGTCAACGGAAGATTATATCACCCTAAGCATTGTCACCAGATATCTGGACTTTAAG GTTGGCGAGGTGTGGGATGAGATCTCCAAAGAGTTGAGCCTGGAGGGAGTGAGACCAGTCACCCCTGACGAAGAGGCCCTGGATACCATTGCTAAGATGACAGAGGACACAGCCAGGAGAGTCATCACACAGCAGAGCAGCATGCTGGAGCAACGGGACAAGGAGGACGTCAGTGAGGAGAAACGCATGTAtacagag ATAAGTTCCAACTGGAAACAGCAGGAGCTTACAGCCCAGTCTTGGGAGCATTTTGTGGCAAAGACATCAAACTACAAGATTTTAAAG GAGACAAAAGAGCATCAGGAGAGATCTATTGACTCATCCAGACCTAAATCAAAGCATAAGGAAACTATATTCCATCCTACACAGATTCATGGCTTACAAATTACA aattTCTGTGGGCGGTTGATGACTGTAGAGAGCACTCCAGCCCACCTGACAGGAGGGCCCCTGGCCAATACAGAGCTGGCACTGGAGAGGGTGCCCATCCAGGGTGGAGCCCTTAGGAAACTCCCCACTGCCACTGAGGACCCAGAGTATTTCAACACAGTTTCAGTCAAATAA
- the LOC112229544 gene encoding cilia- and flagella-associated protein 69 isoform X3: MGFLMRVPNAEVRNQICHSIISVYSSVTSKHSVDGMDSLSKPAAALKPAVASHRFSKQSMRLHPTSLGYRVQLLEQSGLAETLVLSMALLENQPAVKLQVLQTLQMLSSSSDVNCSLILKAQGAQQICFHMNEPDPSGQVLFRSSEILWNLLERGCKEEVTAQLSNMDCIMALKEAFLHQLLNGFRHYDFQLRNDLLVITTLIAENPKSPLIESLFAKQLILFVTFPELKSHNPLVRNLKLSYNNEDFEMKRLLLNLVVVMSKDLSALQLFKEGHVVLALLHLVKPTAAPPEGQSGPRNWTPVQQEELQLQALATLATVAPLMLDDYMICQGNTCLLLLLEWCTERDAYFGQGHSFHGTGGRGSKKAQMRYCVRLLRSMASLGNEAINQDLFDQGAISQLLVIIMQMEGSPEEEDIITLEIKADIQLILSALCENNPHRKELFGSEGVEMTVHFLKMSTEKFYSGLGHNKLILSTVDCVWSCIVGCYTTEDVFLEKEGIFLLLDLLHSSPRNMQNVVLGTLLELCDNPKTMSHILAWRGQKSLTTPGLLLQLWRQEEAELGVSRDLYGRISDPKKPILCYYQEEDDSQVSLPANRPSAAVMDVSENLRSKIYSVFCKLGFEALPGLSTEDYITLSIVTRYLDFKVGEVWDEISKELSLEGVRPVTPDEEALDTIAKMTEDTARRVITQQSSMLEQRDKEDVSEEKRMYTEISSNWKQQELTAQSWEHFVAKTSNYKILKETKEHQERSIDSSRPKSKHKETIFHPTQIHGLQITNFCGRLMTVESTPAHLTGGPLANTELALERVPIQGGALRKLPTATEDPEYFNTVSVK, from the exons ATGG GGTTCCTGATGAGGGTGCCAAACGCTGAAGTGAGGAACCAAATCTGTCACTCTATTATATCTGTGTACAGCTCTGTGACATCAAAACACAGTGTGGATGGTATGGACAGTCTTTCAAAGCCTGCAGCTGCCTTAAAGCCAGCTGTTGCCTCTCACAGATTCTCTAAACAGTCAATGA GACTCCACCCTACCAGCCTAGGCTACAGGGTGCAGCTGTTGGAGCAGAGTGGGCTGGCTGAGACTCTGGTCCTGTCCATGgccctcctggagaaccagcctGCAGTCAAGCTCCAGGTCCTACAGACTCTTCAGATGCTCTCCAGCTCATCTG ATGTGAACTGTAGCCTAATATTGAAGGCACAGGGGGCACAGCAGATCTGTTTCCATATGAATGAGCCAGACCCTTCAGGGCAAGTCCTGTTCCGCTCCTCGGAGATCCTATGGAACTTGCTGGAGAGAGGTTGCAAAGAGGAGGTTACAGCTCAATTGAGCAACATGGACTGTATTAT GGCTCTGAAAGAGGCATTTTTGCACCAGCTGCTGAATGGCTTTCGACATTACGACTTCCAACTCAGGAATGATCTACTGGTGATCACAACTCTCATAGCTGAAAATCCCAAATCTCCACTCATT GAGAGTTTATTTGCCAAGCAGCTCATTCTTTTTGTTACATTTCCAGAAC TCAAGAGTCACAACCCGTTGGTCCGCAACCTCAAGCTATCCTATAACAATGAAGATTTTGAGATGAAAAGGTTGCTACTAAATCTGGTTGTTGTCATGTCAAAAGACTTATCTGCTCTGCAG CTGTTCAAAGAGGGCCATGTTGTCCTGGCCCTGCTCCACCTAGTGAAGCCCACTGCTGCTCCTCCTGAAGGCCAGTCAGGGCCACGCAACTGGACCCCTGTCCAGCAGGAGGAGCTGCAACTGCAGGCTCTGGCCACTCTGGCCACTGTAGCTCCACTGATGCTGGATGACTATATGATCTGCCAGGGAAACACCTGCCTTCTGCTGCTGCTGGAGTGGTGCACTGAGCGAG ATGCCTACTTTGGACAGGGCCATAGTTTCCATGGCACTGGAGGGAGGGGCAGTAAGAAGGCTCAGATGCGTTACTGTGTGAGGCTGCTGAGATCCATGGCGTCTCTAGGCAACGAAGCAATCAACCAGGACCTCTTTGATCAAGGAGCCATCAGCCAGCTGCTTG TGATCATTATGCAGATGGAGGGGAGTCCTGAGGAGGAGGACATTATTACCTTGGAGATCAAGGCTGACATTCAGCTGATCCTGTCAGCACTCTGCGAGAACAATCCACACAGAAAG GAATTGTTTGGATCGGAGGGAGTTGAGATGACGGTGCATTTCCTCAAGATGAGCACTGAGAAGTTCTACAGTGGCCTGGGACACAATAAACTCATCCTCTCCACTGTGGATTGTGTCTG GTCCTGTATCGTTGGATGCTACACCACAGAAGATGTGTTTTTGGAAAAAGAAGGCATTTTCCTTCTGCTTGACTTGCTTCAT TCGAGCCCTAGGAACATGCAGAACGTGGTCCTTGGAACCCTGCTGGAGCTGTGTGACAACCCCAAGACGATGTCTCACATCCTGGCCTGGCGAGGGCAGAAGAGCCTGACCACCCCGGGGCTACTCTTACAGCTCTGGAGGCAGGAAGAGGCAGAGCTGGGGGTGAGCAGAGACCTCTATGGAAGGATCTCAG ATCCCAAGAAGCCTATTCTGTGTTATTACCAAGAGGAGGATGATTCCCAGGTATCACTGCCTGCTAACAGGCCTAGTGCTGCAGTGATGGATGTGTCTGAGAACCTTCGCTCCAAGATCTACTCTGTCTTCTGTAAACTTG GTTTTGAAGCCCTGCCTGGATTGTCAACGGAAGATTATATCACCCTAAGCATTGTCACCAGATATCTGGACTTTAAG GTTGGCGAGGTGTGGGATGAGATCTCCAAAGAGTTGAGCCTGGAGGGAGTGAGACCAGTCACCCCTGACGAAGAGGCCCTGGATACCATTGCTAAGATGACAGAGGACACAGCCAGGAGAGTCATCACACAGCAGAGCAGCATGCTGGAGCAACGGGACAAGGAGGACGTCAGTGAGGAGAAACGCATGTAtacagag ATAAGTTCCAACTGGAAACAGCAGGAGCTTACAGCCCAGTCTTGGGAGCATTTTGTGGCAAAGACATCAAACTACAAGATTTTAAAG GAGACAAAAGAGCATCAGGAGAGATCTATTGACTCATCCAGACCTAAATCAAAGCATAAGGAAACTATATTCCATCCTACACAGATTCATGGCTTACAAATTACA aattTCTGTGGGCGGTTGATGACTGTAGAGAGCACTCCAGCCCACCTGACAGGAGGGCCCCTGGCCAATACAGAGCTGGCACTGGAGAGGGTGCCCATCCAGGGTGGAGCCCTTAGGAAACTCCCCACTGCCACTGAGGACCCAGAGTATTTCAACACAGTTTCAGTCAAATAA